A window of Lysobacterales bacterium genomic DNA:
TCGACCTGCGCGACGGCAGCCTGCGCGACTTCGACCTGCCGTTCGTGGCGTTCAGCGATGTCGTGCTGCTCGATACCGGCACCGCCGCGGCCTTCGCCGGCGCCGTCGACCAGGACACCGCCCTGATCTCGGTCGACCTGGCCACCGGCAGCCATCGGGTGCTGCACCGTCCGGTCGAGACCGGCCTGCCGGCGGCGCTGATCTCCCGGGCGCAGGCCATCGAGTTCCCGACCGCGCCCGGGCCGGACGGCGCGCCGCGCACCGCGCACGCCTTCTTCTACCCGCCCACCCATCCCGACCACGAAGGGCCGCCGGGCACGCTGCCGCCGCTGATCGTCACCGTCCATGGCGGACCGACCTCGGTGGCGAAGTCCTCGCTGTCGCTGAACCGGCAGTTCTGGACTTCGCGCGGCTTCGCCCTGGTCGACGTCAACTACGGCGGCTCCACCACCTTTGGGCGCGCCTACCGCGAGCGCCTGAACGGACAATGGGGCGTGGTCGATGTCGCCGACGCCCTGGCGGCGGTCGACCACCTGGTCGCGACCGGTCGCGTCGATCCGGCACGGGTGGCGATCCGCGGCGGCAGCGCCGGCGGCTTCACCGTGCTCAGCGCCCTGGCGTTCGGCGACCGCTTCACGGCCGGCGCCAACTGGTACGGCGTCTCCGACATCAAGGCGCTGGCGGCGACCAGCCACAAGTTCGAACGCAACTACGACGTCGCCCTGGTCGGCCCGCCCGACGAGGCGCTGTACCGCTCGCGCTCGCCGCTGTTCCACCTCGACGGCTTCACCGAACCGCTGATCACCCTGCAGGGCAGCGAGGACCGCATCGTCCCGCCCGACCAGTCGCGCGCCATCGTCGCCGCGCTGCGCGAGCGCGGCGTGCCGGTGGCCTACCTGGAATTCGAGGGCGAGCAGCACGGCTTCCGCAAGGCGGAGAACATCATCCGGGCGCACGAAGCCGAGCTGTACTTCTACGGGCGCGTGTTCGGCTTCACGCCGGCCGGCGACCTGGCCCCGGTGCCGATCTGGAACCTGGACGCAGACGCCGGCACCCGGCCGTGACGCCGCCCGACCTCGCCCTGTCGCCGATCGCCGGGGGCGACTTCGCCGCCAGCGGGCGTCCGCGGGCCGCGCCGCGGCCCGGGCGTCCTGCGCGGGTGCTGTACGCGCCGGTGGCTGGCGGCGAGGGCAGCGGCGAGCGCCTGCGCAGCGAGGCGATCGCCGCCGCCGTGGCGCAGCTTGCGCCGGACACCGAGCAGGCGCTGGCCGGGCCGATCGAGCCCGGCGTGCGCGGCGTCGCCTGGCTGCCGTTGCCCGACTCGCCGACCCGCGCCCCTGCCGAGCTGATCCAGGCGATCGCCCGCTTCAGGCCCGACTGGCTGGTGTTCGACGGCAATGTCAGGTCGGCGGTGCTGGGCGAGGCCCGCCGCCGGGGCCTGTCGACCGTGTTCATCGCCTCGCGTCCCTCCGCGGTGCGCCGCGCCCTGCCGTTGCGCCGCCGCTGCCGCTTCGACCGGGTCTGGCTGCTGGAGACCGCGCCGCCCGAGGGCATGGCGCGGCTGGTGATGAAGATCCGGGAGTCGCTGGCCGGTCCGCACAAGGTGCGACGCTGGGCCAGCCTGCATCGCGCGCCGGACGACGCCGCCGCGCTCGACCGGCTCGCCCGCCTGGGCATCGCGCCGGGCGCCTTCCTGCTGAGCTGCCCGGGCGGCGGTGGCTACCGGCGTGACGGCATGCCGTCCGGCGCGTGGCTGGCGCAGGCTGCGGCCCGTGCCGGCGCGCGCCTGGGCCTGCCGGTCCTGGCATTGGCCGCCGCCTCGGCGCCGGCCGGCACGCACCTGCTGGGCAGGCTGGAGCAGCCGGAGCTGCTGGCCCTGGTGCGCCTGTCGCGGGCCGCCCTGCTCGGCGGCGGCAGCGTGCTGGTCCAGGCGATCACCGAGGGTGCGCTGTGCGTTGCGGTGCCCTGGCAGGCGGAGCAGCGCCGGCGGATCGAACGACTGGCGCGCCGCGACCTGGCCTGCGCCGGCATCGGCGACATCGACGCCACCGCCGAGCGTCTGCAACGTCTTGCCCAGGACCCGGCGCTGCGCGCGCAGCGCACGCGGGCCATCGCCTCGAGCGCCCTGGGCAACGGCCTGCAGGAGGCGGCTGCGGCCCTGGCCGCGCTGCCGGTCCGGCAGCCCGGCATCGCCTGAGGCGCCACGATCTCCTGTCTGTCGCCCGGGAAACGGCAGCGAACCGCGGACCGGCGCCGCAGGGCGCACACCCAGGACGGCCAAGAGCAGCCGATCCGCCCCCCCCTTCGATCCCGCAAGCAGGCTGTTGAAGAACTGCCTGCTTGCTGCGGCCACGGATGGCCGCTCGGCGAAGCAACTGCGTAAGCGGTTGCTTCGCCGGGAGCGCGTCCGCACCTGCGCCGGACAAACGACTTGAAAAGCGATCAGGACGGTCGTTCTTCAACAAGCTGCCAGGGCCTTCAGGCCATCACCGGCAACCAGATCCGGAATCGCGCGCCGCCGTCGGCCGGGCTGTCGGCCTCCAGCCAGCCGCCGTGTTCTTCCAGGATGCGCTGCACGATGACCAGGCCGAGTCCGGAGCCGCGCGGCTTGTCGCTGCGATAGGGCTCCACGGCCGACAGGTCGAAGTCGGCGGGCAGGCCGGGGCCGTGGTCGCGCACTTCGATCAGCGCCATGGTCCGGCCCTCGTGCTGCTGTACGGCACTCGAAACCTCCAGCCGCATCCCGCCATCGTCGCCGGCGGCCATCGCCTCGACCGCGTTGCGCAAAAGGTTGTTGAGCACCTGGCGCAACCGGTCGGGATCGGCCTCGACCAGGATCTCGGAGGCCGCCAGGCGGCGCTCGACGGACAACCGCGGGTCCTGCGCGTGCAGGTCGATCACGTCGCCGATCAGTGCGTTGAGGGCGACCCGCAGGCGCCGGACCGGCTGCGGCCTGGCGTAGTCGGAAAAGCCGTTGACCAGGGCCTTGAGCGACTCGACCTGGGAGACGATGGTGCCGGTGGCGCGTTCCAGCACCTCGGCATCGTCCGGCGTCATCCGCCCGAGGTAACGGCGGCGCAGCCGCTCGGCGGCCAGCTGGATGGGCGTCAGCGGATTCTTGATCTCGTGGGCCAGGCGGCGCGCGACCTCGGCCCAGGCCGCCTCGCGCTGCGCGCGCTGCAGCACGGTGGCGTCGTCGAACACGACCAGGTGGCCGCGCCCGCCGTCGGGTTCCACCAGGGCGCTGCCGCGCAACAGGAGGATCGGCGCGGACGGCGCGTCCGGCAGCCGGACCTCCTCGCGCCATCCGGAGGCGTGCGCGCGCAGGCGTTCGCCGATGCGCTGCGCGAACGGCGCCAGGTCGGGGCGCCGGCTCGCCAGGGTCTCCAGGTCGCAGCCCTGGAGCTGGGCCGCCTCGGCCGCGAGCAGACGCTCGCCGGCCGGGTTGATCAGCCGCACCCTGCCGCCGGCATCCAGGCCGACCACGGCGCTGGAGATCCGGGTCAGCACGGCATCGAGATAGGCGCGCTGCGACTCGATCAGCGCCTGCGTGCTGCGCACGCTGGCCTGGGCCAGGGACAACTCGTGGCTCATGCCATTGAAGGCGTCGACCAGGTCGCCCAGCTCATCGTCGCCGCCGACCGCGCTGATCGTCGCGTCGAAATCGCCGCGGGCGATGCGCGTGGTCGCCTCGGCAAGGCGCGCCACCGGCATCGCCAGGCGGCGCGAGGCGCGCAGGGCCAGCAGCAGGGCCGCCAGCAGCACCAGCAGCAGCACCAGGCCCAGCACCAGCGCCATGCTCAGCTTCAGGGCGCCGCGCAGGAACTCGAGCTGGCGGTAATCGGCGCTTGCCGCCTCGATGCGCTGGGCCAGCGGCGCGTAGCGCGCAGGCACCGGGAAAACCGCCTGCAGCAAGGCGCGGGCGGTCGGCGGCAAGGGTTCGTCGACCACCGCCAGCGCCTGCAGGACGATGTCGTCGCCAGCGATCACCACTTCGCCGGCCGCGCCCAGGGTGCCGGCGCGCAGGCGCTGCTGCTGGCTGGGCTGCACCGGTCGCAGCCAGTCGGGATCGGCGCTGGCGCTGGCCAGGACCGCGCCATCGGCGGCGAACACCGCCAGTTGCAGGGCGCCGAGCCGGTCGATCACCTCGTCGACCCGGGCCGGCCACTGCGCGCGATCGGCCTCGCCGAGCTGCGCGGCCAGCTCGGCGACGGCCCGCTCGGCGCCCTCCCGGCGCTCCTCCAGGTACAGACGGCCCACTTCCAGGGCATCGTCCAGCGCGGCAGCCACCGGCGCCGCGAAGCGGCTGTCGACGGCGCCGAACAGGAAATTCATCGCGAACACGAACACCAGCAGCGCCGGCGGCAGGCACAGCACGGCGATCAGCGCCGACAGGCGCGCGCTCAGGCGCGCACCCGGCGCGCGCTGCCGCAACGCCCGCACCAGGCGCATCACCTGCAGGGCGATCACCACCGCCAGCACGAAGGCGATCAGGCCCGCCAGCCCGAGCAGCGCCGGATAGAACGGACCCAGGCGCGCGCGACCGACGGTCGCGTCGCTGGCCAGGTGCAGACCGGCGGTGCTCAGCGCCAGCACCGTGAGCAGCACCAGCACCGCCGCCGACCAGCGGATCAGCCGGGCGCCGGCCATGTCCTGTGCCCACTGTCCAGGCGCCAGCGCCGGTCGAACACGGCGGGCAGCACCAGCGGCGCCGGCAGCCGGGTCCGGTCGAGGCGGACGCGGACGCCGAGCGCGCCTGGCCCGGTCGGCGCCGGCAGCGGCCAGCGCTCCAGCGCCGCCAGCGCCGCGGCCGCGCTGTCGAAGCTGCGGCTGTAGTCCAGCAGGGGCTCACGCAGCTGGTACTGCCGGGTCAGCGGCAGATAGCGCAGCTCCCTGCGGCTTTCCCGGCGCTCGCCGGCGGCCAGCGTCTCGACCCGGAAGGTCAGCGGCACGCCGCGCTCCAGCCCTTCGCGAAGCGCCGGTGCCAGGCGGATCGACAGCAGCAGCTCGGCGCGGCCGTCGCCGCGTTCCAGCGCGGCCTGCTCGATGCCGCCGGCCTCGCCCGCGCCGCAGCCGGGCAGCGCCAGACAGGCCACCAGGACGACGGCCAGCGTCGGTCGCAGGCGTCCTGCCGCGGGCTCAGCAGCGTTCGAGCAGGGCATAGTAGAAGCCGTCCATGTCGCCGGTCCCCGGCAACAGCTGCACGCCGACGGAAAGCGACCGGGCACCCGGGAGGTCCAGCTTCCGCTCCCTGGCATCGGCCTGCGATTCGACGAACGTGCCCACCACCGCCTCACCCTCGGCCCGCAGCACCGAACATACCGCATAGAGCAGTCGTCCCCCGGGGGCCAGCAAGGGCCACAACGCCCTCAGCATGCGCGCCTGGCCGGCGGCAAGCACCGGCACATCGGCGGCCCGGCGGTGCAGGCGCACGTCCGGTTGCCGGCGGCCGATGCCGGTCGCCGAGCACGGCGCGTCCAGGAGGATGCGGTCGAAGCGGGCGCCATCCCACCAGGCCGCCGGCTCGGCCGCGTCGCCGACCACGCAGCGCAGCCGGTCGGTGCCCAGGCGCAGGCGGGCGATGCCGGCCTCGACACGTGACAGGCGCGCCGGATCATGGTCCAGGGCAACCAGGCTGGCGACGTCGGGGCAGCGCTCGAGGATGTGCGCGCTCTTGCCGCCGGGTGCGGCGCAGGCGTCCAGGACGGTCTGCCCGGGGGCAGCCTCGAGCAGCGCGGCGGCGTACTGCGCGGCGCCGTCCTGGACGCTGGCCAGGCCGTCGGCGAAGCCCGGCAGCCGGCCGACCGGCAGGGGTGTCGCCAGGCGCACGGCCTGGTCCAGGCGCGAATCGTCGGGAACGGTCGCCACGATCCCGGCGGCGGCGAGCTGCGCCAGATAGCCCTCGCGGGCGATGTGCGCGGCGTTGCTGCGCAACCACATCGGCGCAGGGCGGTTGCCGGCGTCGACGATGGCCGGCCAGTCGCCGGGCCAGTCCGTGCGCAGCTGCCGCAGCAGCCAGGCCGGATGCAGGCTGTGCGCGACCTCGTCGTGGTCGAGCGCGAGGAGATGGGTCTCGCGCTCGCGCAGCCAGCGGCGAAGCACGGCATTGGCCAGGCCGGCCAGGCCGGGCTGGCCCAGGGCGCGCACCGCGGCCACGGTGTCGTTGACCACGGCATGGGCCGGCGCCTGGAG
This region includes:
- a CDS encoding S9 family peptidase — protein: MSGIGRSAPLLALAMAMSAGCTGDGGPVGEPARSAPWGSWHSPLAAARLAGASVAMSDLKVADGRLWWRESRPDQGGRQVLMRRDADGSIIEYGPDGAYVRTRVHEYGGASYLPTAEGLIYSHFPDQRLYLSATDAAPRPLTAADHRFADCVRDPARPRLLCVREDHTAATLAANGEERNEIVAVSLAGDTEVAGEVLVTGSDFVAYPRPSPDGRWLAWVTWNHPDMPWDASTLHLAELREDGLGTPRLLAGGPGRAVTEPQWDGDGSLYFIDDPDGWWNLYRWRDGEIAAVAPMAREFGGALWSHGASTYALTGDGRAVVRTSLAGIDRLGLLDLRDGSLRDFDLPFVAFSDVVLLDTGTAAAFAGAVDQDTALISVDLATGSHRVLHRPVETGLPAALISRAQAIEFPTAPGPDGAPRTAHAFFYPPTHPDHEGPPGTLPPLIVTVHGGPTSVAKSSLSLNRQFWTSRGFALVDVNYGGSTTFGRAYRERLNGQWGVVDVADALAAVDHLVATGRVDPARVAIRGGSAGGFTVLSALAFGDRFTAGANWYGVSDIKALAATSHKFERNYDVALVGPPDEALYRSRSPLFHLDGFTEPLITLQGSEDRIVPPDQSRAIVAALRERGVPVAYLEFEGEQHGFRKAENIIRAHEAELYFYGRVFGFTPAGDLAPVPIWNLDADAGTRP
- a CDS encoding HAMP domain-containing protein, which produces MAGARLIRWSAAVLVLLTVLALSTAGLHLASDATVGRARLGPFYPALLGLAGLIAFVLAVVIALQVMRLVRALRQRAPGARLSARLSALIAVLCLPPALLVFVFAMNFLFGAVDSRFAAPVAAALDDALEVGRLYLEERREGAERAVAELAAQLGEADRAQWPARVDEVIDRLGALQLAVFAADGAVLASASADPDWLRPVQPSQQQRLRAGTLGAAGEVVIAGDDIVLQALAVVDEPLPPTARALLQAVFPVPARYAPLAQRIEAASADYRQLEFLRGALKLSMALVLGLVLLLVLLAALLLALRASRRLAMPVARLAEATTRIARGDFDATISAVGGDDELGDLVDAFNGMSHELSLAQASVRSTQALIESQRAYLDAVLTRISSAVVGLDAGGRVRLINPAGERLLAAEAAQLQGCDLETLASRRPDLAPFAQRIGERLRAHASGWREEVRLPDAPSAPILLLRGSALVEPDGGRGHLVVFDDATVLQRAQREAAWAEVARRLAHEIKNPLTPIQLAAERLRRRYLGRMTPDDAEVLERATGTIVSQVESLKALVNGFSDYARPQPVRRLRVALNALIGDVIDLHAQDPRLSVERRLAASEILVEADPDRLRQVLNNLLRNAVEAMAAGDDGGMRLEVSSAVQQHEGRTMALIEVRDHGPGLPADFDLSAVEPYRSDKPRGSGLGLVIVQRILEEHGGWLEADSPADGGARFRIWLPVMA
- a CDS encoding DUF4390 domain-containing protein, which gives rise to MPCSNAAEPAAGRLRPTLAVVLVACLALPGCGAGEAGGIEQAALERGDGRAELLLSIRLAPALREGLERGVPLTFRVETLAAGERRESRRELRYLPLTRQYQLREPLLDYSRSFDSAAAALAALERWPLPAPTGPGALGVRVRLDRTRLPAPLVLPAVFDRRWRLDSGHRTWPAPG
- the rsmB gene encoding 16S rRNA (cytosine(967)-C(5))-methyltransferase RsmB; the encoded protein is MPATISTAARPCWPPAEHPVSSPDTDSAALRLAAARVVAGVLGGRSLKTVLGPAEQALPDPRARASLHAIVMAAVRGSLRWRAAVARLLERPLPARARAVEAALVCALSQIEDLQAPAHAVVNDTVAAVRALGQPGLAGLANAVLRRWLRERETHLLALDHDEVAHSLHPAWLLRQLRTDWPGDWPAIVDAGNRPAPMWLRSNAAHIAREGYLAQLAAAGIVATVPDDSRLDQAVRLATPLPVGRLPGFADGLASVQDGAAQYAAALLEAAPGQTVLDACAAPGGKSAHILERCPDVASLVALDHDPARLSRVEAGIARLRLGTDRLRCVVGDAAEPAAWWDGARFDRILLDAPCSATGIGRRQPDVRLHRRAADVPVLAAGQARMLRALWPLLAPGGRLLYAVCSVLRAEGEAVVGTFVESQADARERKLDLPGARSLSVGVQLLPGTGDMDGFYYALLERC